gcctataggatggtctagccactgtcagaaatagcagagcaaggtaataccagagacaatcTCATAGTGAGAGagaagcacaggaacccaagcaacagaaaccaagactacatggcatcatcagaggccaattctcccaccaaagcaaacactgaatatccaaacacaccagaaaagcaagatctagattttaaatcacatttgatgatgatgatttaggacttcaagaaaaacataaagaactcccttagagaaatgcagtaaaacataaataaacaagtagaagcctatagaaaggaatcacaaaaaatccctgaaagaactacaggaaaacacaatcaaacaggtgaaggaattaaaaattgaaatagaagcaataaagaaagcacaaagggagacaaccctggatatagaaaaccaaatgaagagacaaggagctgtagatacaagcatcaccaacagaatacaagagatagaagagagaatctcaggagcagaagattccaaagaaatcatcaacacaactgtcaaagataatggaaaatggaaaaagctactggcccaaaacatacaggaaatccaggacacaatgagaagatcaaacctaaggataataggtatagaagagagtgaagactcccaactcaaaggaacacatgaaactcaagaaggatgaccaaaatgcgaatgcctcactccttctttaaaaggggaaccagaataccctttggaggaaatagggaggcaaagtttagaacagaggcagaaggaacaaccattcagagcctgccccacatgtggcccatacatatacagccaccaaactacataagatggatgaagcaaagaagtgcaggctgacaggaactggatgcagatctctcctgagggacacaaccagaatatggcaaatatataggtgaatgccagaggcaaatcactgaactgagaatgggactcccatttaaggaatcagagaaaggactggaagagcttgaatgggcttgagatcccatatgaacaataatgcccaccaaccagagcttccagggactaagccactacccaaagaccatacatggactgaccctgggctccaactgcaaaggtagcaatgaatagcctagtaagggcaccagtggaaggggaagcccttgatccagCCAAGACTCAACCcctagtgaacaggattgtttgggggaggttggtaatgggggggaggatggggaggggaacatccatgtAGAAGGatagggtgaggggttagggggatgttggcctggaaaccgggaaagggaataacaattgaaatgtaaataagaaatacccaatttaataaagatggaggaaaaaagtcttggaaagatcaagaattcaaggtacatatcaaaaataataaaagtcatatACACCAAATCAACAGCCAACATTCAAATTAAATGCaggaaaaacttgaagcaatcccactaaaatcagggacaagtcaagggtgtccactctctccctatttattcaataataGTCCTCAAATTTCTAGATAGAGCAATTAGAcatcaaaaggagatcaaagggatacaaattggaaaggaagaagtcaaggtatcactgtttgcagatgatatgatagtatatttaagcaaccccaaaaattcaaccagagaactcctacacctgataaacaacttcagcagagtgtatggatttaaaattaactctaacaaatcagtatcctGGATACTGATCCTGGATTAGTATCCACAGATAAATGGACTTTattagaaattaaggaaacaacaccattcacaatagttgCGTATAGTATAaagtatcttggggtaactctaatcaagcaattGAAAGATTTTTATGACAAGACCTACCagaccctgaagaaagaaattgaagaaggcctcaaaagatgaaaagatcttcaatgctcatgaattggtaaaattaacatagtaaaaattaccatcttaccaaaaccaatgtacagattcaatgcagtccccatcaaaatgccaacttaattcttcacagagacaaaaacagcaaTTCAGAACTTCtgtaataacagcaacaacaaaaaacaagatagtgaaaacaattctcaaaagaacttctggggaatcaccatccttgacctcaaactgtattagaGAGccattgtgataaaaactgcatggtattgatacataaacagacaggtagatcaatataatagaattaaagacccagaaataaatccacacacctatgatcagtTGATTcttgacaaagaggccaaaaccatacagaggaagaaagacagcattttcaacaaatggtgctggtctaactgcaggtctgcatgtagaagactccaagtggatcaaggacctccccatatATCAAGATATGATGaatctaacagaaaagaaagttgggaagatccttgaacatgTCAGCatagaggaaattttcctgaacagaataccaattgctcgggttctaagatcaacaattgaaaaaATTGGgtgtcatgaaactgaaaagcttctttaaggtaAAGAACATTATCAATagaacaaatcagcaacctacacaTTAGGAAAAGGTccttaccaaccctacatcccatagagggttaatatccaatatatacaaacaattcaagatgttagactccagaaaactaaacagggggtacagagctaaaaagagaattctcaactgaggaatctcaaatagctaaaaaaaatgttcaacttccttagtattcagggaaatgtaaatcaaaatgaccctgagattccaccttacaccaatcagagtggttaagatcaaaaactcaggtgacagcacatggtggcaaggatgtggaaaagaggaacactcctccattgttgatgggattgcaagctggtccaaccactttggaaatcaagctggcagttcctcagaaaattggaagtatcTCTTTCTGAAAGcacagctattccactcctgggcactacacagaagatttttttaacatataacaaggacacatgctccaggatgttcatagcagccttatttataatagccagaagctggaaacaacacagatgcccctcagctgaagaattgatatagaaaatgtagtgcatttatacaatggagtactactcagttattaaaaattacaACTTTTTGAACTTTGTAGgcaatgggtggaactagaaaatatcctgaggtaaccaagacccaaaaggacatacatgtactcacttataagttgatattagtccaaaagctcagaatgcccacGATGCAACtcaaagaccatatgaagcttaaaaagaaggaagaccaaaatgtggatgcttcaaacccatttagaagaggaaataaaataatcacaagaggcagagggatggaaaAGCCTGGgtgaaagaggggaggaggaggaaaaagaggggttcaggaccaggtatgggaaaaggagagaagtccagagggtcaggagaacaaatataaataagtatCAGTGGAGTATGGGTACCTTGGGAACCATTAGAAAGTCTCAGACATCAGTTAAGGGCAGATTTAGAGGTGTTGAGCTAGGAGTAAAGGTAAGAGCACAATAGCTGGGGAATTcttagaagagcccagccacAGAGTCAATAAGGCAGTTTAAAAaggagcttgtgtgtgtgtgtgtgtgtgtgtgtgtgtgtgtgtgtgtgtgtgtgtgtgtgtgtgtgtgtgtgtgtgtgtgtgtgtttgtgtgtgtgtgtgtatgtgtgtgtgtgtttcaactgTGGATCCAAGATAGCTCCTGGGCAGGTGAGCACCTGCCACTCACTGGGATCTCAAAGCTGTAAGCCATAACTCACCACTATAGGAGGCACTTGGTACTGTGGAGGATTggtgccccagagaaggggggcGTAAGAGTGAGGagttggagtgggtaggtgggtggaagaCACCCTCTTacaggcaaagaggagggagagggatggagatTTATGGAAGTgagactggaaagggaataacatttgaaatataaacaaataaaatgattaataaaaaaatagggTGTGGGTTTGAGTGAGTGGAAAGCATCTGGGAGGACTTAGGGGAAGAGGAACCCTAAACGAATAATTGTATAAaaagctattttcaataaaactaaataagatgaAATGCCTGTGTGGAAATCCATTAGTCTTCCCTAGGGAGGTGCTCTCTAATTAGTCATTTAATACCAAGTGGTCACActcaaatcatacacacacaaacaggactAAATGAACTCAGCacacaatatttatatatttatgtgcatatgtatataatgataataattacataaaagaggctatgaatttaagGAGTGAAGACAGGAAATAGGACAGGATggaaggatgagaaagagaaaggaaatgatataattttattttaatttgaaaaaatgtcaaaaaataaaaatacttcagtGGAGCTAAAAGACACCTAAATATAATGACtttcacaaacaacaaaaaacttagcatttaataaaaataaaaaatatattctctttcaAAGTATTCTTGAGATAGCCTTCTTTCAAATATGCTTACAGTCTTAAGTTGTATAACAAACTGTTTAGAAATTACATTGTAATTATCTTGCTGTATTGTAGTTACatgaaattacatatttattaaacaaaGTTTATTATTTCTACAGAATAGGATGAAGAATATATTTCTACCTATTTGAATTATCTCAGTTGAATTCTATATATTACttcatttaataattatataataatttctacttttacttccctggatatttttaataattttagattAGTTCACAGCTCTtttttgtttaaacatttttgtATAAAAAGTTACTTCTCTGTACGGCAATTGTGGAGCAGTCCATGTTACCAAGTTTTCTAATATCTGAAAAGAATTTTCAACTAAATGTTCTGGCTACTGGAGACACACTGTCAAAGCTAACATAAATATTGATAACGGTGAATACATAATTGATAACTACATTCTCTAACCACATGGAATATTACTTTGAGAACAATGTAACCATGGGCTACCTGGTATAATGGTTGGcttagaaagatggcttagtgggcagAGAGGTCTTGACaagcctggtggcctgagttGTATCCTGAGGAACTAGGTggtagaagaaagaaatcaactcctgcaagttgtcctctgggctCCACATGCATTCCGTGTAATTTTAAAGATGTACAATACTAGTGTTTCTAGCAAGAATTTACGTGTGAGTATGGGAGCATGTTCCTATCCTCTAGCTCCAGGATGAAAGAACAGTAGAATCCTCCAGATAGTTCAGAACATTGAAAGGGGATGGCAAACTCACTCTTTGTGTCCAGTGGTTCCCTGAGCATAGAAGGGTTTTTAGAAAAGCCATATCTTGGAAGCAGTGAGCTAGGAAACAGTGCTTAAACTACTCCAGTCACAAATGTGAATGCTCTTGATCACTGTAAATCATGAAGATACAAAAAATCTTACATGCACTTGTGGAGCCCATACAGTAGTAAGAGTAGAGAGCCTCAGTTTCCAAAAGCTGTAATGGCAAGAAATCAGACTCTGTGGCAACAGTTAAGGCTGGAGCTCAAAGCCAAATGCAAGACACAGCTGTGTGCAATAGATAGATAGGACTCTGAGAGGGTCACCAACCCCATTCCCCAAGGACAACCATAGACTGTTCATGCTAGCAGAAGAGATGTCAAGTCCCATCAACAATGATTGTGAGACACCCATTCCAAAAGTCAAGATGACAGGTAAGCCTTAAAGAATctaggaaagaaacacaaagttaACTGAAAATAAGATGTAGAAATTAATAAATGTGGAAGCAAAAAGCATCAATGGAGTTGAATGTCAAGAAACAATAGAGTCAATGTCAGTAAAACTAAATGTCCATTCTTTGGGATGGTTAGTACAGAAGATAAGCTTTGGCAAGTAAAACCACACAAAGCAGAAAAAGCATTAAGAAACCTGAGTAAAAAGAAGCCATATGAGTAGGAAAAGAGGCAACATTAAAGACTAAAGTGAGACTGGAGGAGGATATGTAGAGGGAAGCTGGATTCCACCAAGccgtgtggtgcacatacacggAGTTAGCATATTATAACTCACTAATAGGGTAATAAATACATAACTAGcacaaaggaaataataaaataatgacatgataataataataataataataataataataataataataataaagaaaacaaatgcaaacagaAACGCAGTCAAGTGGTTTTTACATTTGCAACTAAAGGTTATTCAATAAAGTGGAAAGTGGATAGAATACACTACTGTTCATCACAGAATGTGAACTCCTTGCACGGGGCTTCTGACTTTGAGATAGTCTCCGCTCAGTCTGTTTCCTGTGTTATACAATGTGAATTCCTCATGAACTCCCAGTCAGTGAGAGTCATGTGCATGGTGTACTTAGGACAGCATTTGCCACAAACAATTCATCACTAAATGTCCATTCTACCCTGTAATCGTGAAAAGGtgagaagacattttaaattgttaaagTGTGGACAAGGGACTGTGCTTCTACAAGCAGTAGACATTGTAGCTAAGTATTCACATCACAAACTTAGGAGAGTGGTTTGCAGTGGCTCAATAAACTTCTGGGCATACAATTTcaagaaataaagggaaattgCAGAATAACATACAGAGAAGGTGGGATGGCAGTGGAGGTTGGTTTGGGTGGGTAAAGGAGAATTTTGTCTCTTTGAATGTTCACAATGCATACACAGGATGTACAATATGTGAAGAAGAACATTACGTTAAGATCGCCTTTAAATTATCCAGAAGTATTCCAGGAAGAGCCTGCATGGCTATGGCTGTCATTACGGCACAAACACTCCCATGCCGtccttctccagcttctccatCCACCTATTGGTGTTACCTGCATTCCGCATTCCCATTGCACAACCAGATGAGCTTCTCCTTACCTTCTTCtgccctcttttttatttttttttggattcCCAAGAATTAGAATTTCCAAACACTAGACTATTTTTGAGCATTCAGACAACATACAAAGGCATCCAATTTGCTGTCATTTAACATTGTGTCACATACCACTATATAATGCGTGGTCATATTTGCTTGGGATCTAATTCTTACTTAACAAGGATTAAGTCTGTGTAGGAACAAAACTAACAGAACTTGAAGGAAGGGGGAATAAAGGAGAAGATATTGAtttttggagaaagagagaatacaTGAGACTATATTGATTTGGGAGTTGGTACTATTATAGACATACCAGTTAACCCGGACCTTCCATTACTCATCTTGGGCTGCTGCCCTCCATCTGAAACCCCTTTTTAGGGCACCCTTGACCTCTTTGTTACGAAGACTATAGATAAAAGGGTTCAAGGTCGGTGTGACTACCGCATAGACCACACTGGCCATGCGATCATAGCGAGCTGAGTAGCCAAATGATGGACGAAAGTAGACGGAGAGGACTGAGCCAAAGAAAAGTGACACGACCACCAGGTGGGCCCCACAGGTAGAGAAAACACGGTGCCGGCCTCCTGTGGTCTGCATCCCAAGCACTGCCATGAGGATGCGTGCATAGGAGAGGGACACGAGGATCAAAGGGGTCAGAACCACTGCGAGGCCCTCTGAGAAGATGGCAGTCTCTGCAGTTGATGTGTCAGACGTTGCCAAGCTCAGCATCACGGTCatgtcacagaagaagtggtGCACTGGTGCGGAGCGAGGATaggagagagcagagatgagTAGTGTATGCAGCAGAGAGTGCAGATGGGCCACAGCCCATGATGCAGCCACCAGTACAAAGCAGCGCCAGGGTGTCATGACTACACCATAGTGCAGCGGCCTGCACACGGCCACCACACGATCATAGGACATGGCTGCCAGGAGGTAGCTCTCAGTAATGCCCAGAGCTACAAAGAAGTACATCTGGGCGAAGCAAGCCTGGAAGGACATGGCCTGACCAGGATGGAGCAGGGTAACCAGCAGTCTCGGGACAGTGACAGTGGTAAAGCAGACATCCACAAGGCTCAGGTGACCCAGGAAATAATACATGGGGGAGCACAGAGCCCCATCAGACCTCACCAGCACCACCATGCTCAGATTGCCCAGGGCGTTGAGCAGGTAAATGCTaaggaaaagcagaaacagaagcgGGTGGGTATCTGCACCATCCATCAAGCCGAGGAGCTGGAACTGTGGTCGGTATGTGAGGTTGGTCACAGCCATGGAGGTCAGGCACCTGTGGGAATGCTGAAGAGAAAGATCAGACAGGGAACCTAAGTTCTGGAGACCCCAAGTAGATTTCCTGGACTTCCACGTACCATATATAATCTTAATGGcaatttttttttgaaggatgCTCCTCtgtcagtttctttttatttattttttattggatatatttctttatttacatttcaaatgttattccctttcccagtttcctgtccataaccccctatcccctGCCCTCCCCATAAGGGTGTTACCCCCCATCTATCCCCTTTACCACTCCCCCactttcccctgcactgggggttcaaccttagcaggaacaagggcttccccttccactggtgcccaacaaagctatcctctgctacatatgcatttggagctgtgggtcagtccatgtatagtctttgggtagtggtttagtccctggaagctctggtttgttggcattgttgttcttatggggttgcaagctccttcagctctttcaatctttaaGGCAGTATTTTAAATCTATTTGCCTGCGTATTTttctgtaccacatgcatgcctgcgtAGCCTACTCATATGAACTGAGTAGGATATCATTTTTCCTGAAGAGATTGGAAAGAGTTCAAAGGGAAATTATCTGAATTGGGTCCTTGGGAGTGGGTAGAAGTTTATTAAACAAAACGACTGCCTCCATATAAGGAGGGAATGTGTGGGGTTGTTggtgtagaaagaaaaaaactgaaatgcCAACAGATAACACTGGGACAAAGCCTGTGCTTGCTCTGAACTCAGCTCATAAAATCAGTTGGAAGAAAACTTCCAAATTTCTGTGATCTCAGAAATAATGCTCTCATTTTCCCCATTCAACATCTTCCTGAAAGCCCCATCCCCTTTCCACAATTCTCTAAGGCCACTAGAACTTTCTATGGCTGTGGTGACCTGCTCACCATCTGCCAAGAGAAAGGGATCATGTTTCTGTGTTGTCCTAGAAGACAATGGAGCAAGTGACTGTCAGAGAAAACGCCACACCACACTGCCCTATCCAGAGATCTGTGCACAATAAGGATGTCTTGAGTGAAGCTTTCTGTAGGCCAGTGAGTATACCCAGGAGAAGGACAGTGGAGGAGACTGAATGATGACCAGTCAATCAACTGCCAGGACAATATTTCAGGCAtttcctgttcatttttcttcctctgtcactaTCACCCATGAGCCATCCTGGGGAACTTGCTTGCTAAGAACAGGAAAACCAACTTTGTACCTTAGCACCCCTGCACTCTGTCCTTTATGTCAGTGCCAGGCCTTTCTTCCTAACTGCCCCCTTAGATGTGTATATGGTGCTGCAGAAAAAGCATGACTTTGAAGTCAAAGATGCCCGAGTTTTATCCTGGTTGACTGTGTAATCACAGAACCCCTTTCATTTAGTTCCTACTCTCCTGGCCTGTAACGTGAGCATATTGACTCCTCTCTTAGATGCTGGATGTCAACATTAAGTGAGACAGTGTACTTCAAGGATTAAGCTAGGAGCAGAGGCTAACTGGTGGTCACTCCTTTTTCCCTGTTACCTGGTGGCTTCTGTCTGATCTCTGGTGGCTTTTTGAGATAGATCAGTCTGACAGTGGAGGTCTATACTTACTCAGTTATTTAGTTTCTTCAATTGAATTGAACCTGGTTTTCATGTAACTACTAAAAATAATCTCAATTTAGCCTCTGGGGATAGTGTATGCCAAACTGGCTCTCTTTTTGGCTTTTTACCTGGCAGTGAAAGCAATCTGTTCTATGTCTGCTAAGTCATCTTTCTTCAACCCATGTGCCTGAGATCCAGTCTTAAAGAATCTAATTTCCACGACCTTTTCATTCCAGACACTCTTTTTTGAGGGAGGCGTTTTCTTAACAGAAGCAGATAGTGTTGCAGCTGGGGCTGTGTGGACTTTCCTGAGCAATGCAATGGGTCAACCATATAGTTCACTTCCACTTCTTAGTGATTTGTCTATGTCAAACACTGGATTGAGCAAGGAGACTACAGAGCTGAGTTAACCAGTGGCCTAACCTCAAGCAATGCAAAATGTAGTTAATTTCACCTTAAATAAGTGTATCAAGAAGAGAGCCACTCCTCTACCCAGCTTATTTAAGGGAGATTCCAGTGGAGATTTGAGGTTGGGATTAAGTTTGGAAGCATAAGCCACTACAGCAAGGCTCACGGGAGTGGGAAGAACGTTGCCAAGAAGGGAAGTAGAATGTAAAGGCACAGAAAGATGATTTGTGGGAGGTTGGACGCTCAGACATGCCCCCTTTCACAAACACTGTGCAGAGTGGGAAGCAGtgagatgggaggaagggaagacagatgGTAAAATGCAGCAGGAATGTGCTGGGTTTTCTCACCTGCAGGCTGCTCGCCAGTCTCAACAATGCCCCAAACCCATGGAACATGGTCTCCCTCTTGGCCAGAAGTCCCCAGTCATGGAGGTGGATGCATTGCCTTCCATCCTGAGATGAAGTTGCAAAGATGTCAGTGAGTTTCCTGTAGAGAGAGGAAAACCCAGAGCAGTAAGAGACCTGGGTCTTCCTCCCACCCAGCTTTCTTGCCTAGCCAGCTCAAGTCTGGCTGGAGATAGTTGTGGATAGCTCAGGATGCTGCCTAAAGCCTTCCAAAGAACTCCCAGAATTCGGATCCAGGCTTCACATCAGCTGCTTCCAGAAGTTTCTCCTTTCCTGGAGGCAGTCTGGTTGGCCTTTTCACTGCTTCTTACATCTTTTTCACAAGCTTTCCCAGCATCCTGTTCCCTACCTAAGATGCTATCCCTTCCCTACTCCAACCCCTAACCTagcttccttccccctctcccccagaagCCCACACCCTCTCTGGATCTCTGGAGTGCCCTTtgattcctctcttccttctcttctagcTCAGTTGCTGGTGATATTTTCTGCTGTGCTGTTTCTCTTCCCCTAGAAGATGAACATTCTAAACacattcaattttttttgtaTCTGAATTTGCCAGGACTTTGACCCAAATCTCTTGGAAGTCTTAGAAGGCTTCACAGAGGTGGTGGCATTTGACCAGGGCCAACTTGAAATCATTCAACCAAATAGACATGGgtagaagagatttttttaaatatgaaattataaggGGAAGTTACTTGagatgctttttttcttctctgttaaaGTGAAATGAATAAGAGCTGGAAATGGTGACCCACGCTGAGTCCAGGAGATTGAAACCAGCTTGTGCAACATAGTAAGACTCCACCTAccaatatatataataattctaCCTCATAAACACTTAGCAAATAGCAGGTGCCTAATAAATTCACCCTCAGCTCATAGCTATTTTTGATAATGAGATATGCTGTCTGCTCCTGAAACACCTGACACAGGACTGAGTTCTAGGATACTGGAGACTCCTTCAGTACCCAGAGTAATGTTAGTACTACATAGAAAGGGCTTATGTAAGAGATCAGAATGAAgcagagatacatagatataggACCAGTAACCTTTTCTCCTAGGCACCTGCTGCCCTAAACCTCATGCAGAATCAACTATGCACCAGCACCTCAGTTACACAAACCACCGAGCTTGGTGACATATACCCATACAGGACACAGGTATGTCCTGACATATCCAGACACACAGACCTAccagagacacactcacagagatataGGCATTAActactcacacagaaacacagacatagtCCATGCACTACAGAAAATAGTCATATGTGTCACATGCACCTGAACACAGGAAGAAATGACAGAAGCATGAAGAGCTCAATGGGCTCTCCACACACAGTGTGACCCAGCCCATGACTAGACACACATGACCTGTCAACTCTGTCCTTGCTCTCTATGTCTGCAAGTCTGTCTGCCGCATCAGCACAAGGAGGAGAAACTCtctacagaactctcagcttgaGTGTTTCTGTCTATCTAATTTCTTCCTGAGCAGGTCCTGTTCTTTCAGCAGAGACCAGAAAGCTTTCTCTTCAATGGCAATTTTAAGTTCTATTCAAAGATAAGACCTTTCTATTCCAAGGACaactgtctctcttctttttgctcTGTCAACACCTCACTCATTTCTTCTCCACCCTTTGTTCAACAGTCTCAATTATTGTATATACTCTGTGCCAGGCAGGTACTCGTGCACTGAGCAAGGAGTATATTCACAGTTGAACATGACATAGTCTAAGTGCTAACCTTCCTGTTTTGTTACCAGGCAAGGGGCAATGTGTTTTAGGTTTCTTACCCAATACCATGCTCCAAGCCTGGGCTCCAATGCACCTAAAGTCATTCAGCAGTCCAGGGACCAGCCAAAATTCCAGACACAAACTCTGAATCCTGCAGTCACTCACATGCAGTCTGCCATTCATTTTCATGTAGTTATGTATTCTTCTGCCACTGGTGCTTAATTTATCCACCTTACCTTTCTACCATAGTCCTTCCTATCCAACAGTTCACCCATGAGTGTGCCCGGGCTCAGCTCTGCAAAGTACAGACTGGCTTGCTTGCAGCAGAGCTGTTGCAGAAGGTATGCCCTGGAGAGGCAGTTTTGTTTCCACAACTAAAGGTGGAAGGAATGATGTGCTGGATAGTGATAAGGGGACCACCAATTGACTAATTGTCTAGGAAACACTATAGCCTCTGTAATCTTTTTCCCAACAGGACTCTGGACTTCAGTCAGCTTATGGTCCCCTCTCCTATACTGCTATGGAAATGGAAAAGTGATCAGAGTTTCTGAGAGCCCAGAATTGAGATATATGCCCCTTGACATGATGGTGGCTGTGCCGGCCCCATGCTCAATGCCTTATGATATCCCTTACCTGCCTCCTCCTCAAAGAGAAGGCCTAAGGGGGACAGGACTGGATAAAGATCAACAGACAAGAGACACTGACCTCCTCTTCCTGAATTTTCCCAATATCTCTAAATCTGCAAACTTGCCTGTGACCTTGCCTGGGGAGGAGACTCTCCTGACCCTGTTGTGAGGAGAGCAGGTCAGTGCTCCTGAGAGACCTCCTAGGAGCCAGTCTCTTAGTACAGGATTAGAAGTATTTCCCAAgacccaccacctccaccattgTGGTCCTGCCTCACCTAGAAGTAGAATATGGATGAAGGAGAGGCTGGAGCTCCAGGCAGAGTTCCCAAGGCAGCAGAATCTATGTCAGAGCAGTGAATCTCTATGTTGTGGGTGAAGCTGTTTATCATGAGCTTTAGCTTTGCAGTCATCTCACTCCGCAG
The genomic region above belongs to Rattus rattus isolate New Zealand chromosome 9, Rrattus_CSIRO_v1, whole genome shotgun sequence and contains:
- the LOC116908824 gene encoding olfactory receptor 1L4-like; this translates as MAVTNLTYRPQFQLLGLMDGADTHPLLFLLFLSIYLLNALGNLSMVVLVRSDGALCSPMYYFLGHLSLVDVCFTTVTVPRLLVTLLHPGQAMSFQACFAQMYFFVALGITESYLLAAMSYDRVVAVCRPLHYGVVMTPWRCFVLVAASWAVAHLHSLLHTLLISALSYPRSAPVHHFFCDMTVMLSLATSDTSTAETAIFSEGLAVVLTPLILVSLSYARILMAVLGMQTTGGRHRVFSTCGAHLVVVSLFFGSVLSVYFRPSFGYSARYDRMASVVYAVVTPTLNPFIYSLRNKEVKGALKRGFRWRAAAQDE